One Coprobacter tertius DNA window includes the following coding sequences:
- a CDS encoding tyrosine recombinase XerC: MLIESFLRYIRYEKNYSSHTVLSYKNDLFQFRDYVVRETGEFRPEQTDRDQVRNWIVSLVKEGDLPRSVGRKISALRSFFKFLVLQKVIPDTPIRNIQLPKIRKRLPSFVKQEEMDLLLDEVDFGTGFNAVRDRLMIGLLYSTGMRRSEMIGLQDTDVDLDSCSLKVTGKRDKQRIIPFGKELRDMIRVYVDIRNEKAGGATGSFLVRENGEPLYPQLVYRVITRYLSSVCSLTKRSPHVLRHTFASAMLNNGAELNSVKELLGHSSLASTEVYTHITFEELKKSYKQAHPRADKKGGNYGN; this comes from the coding sequence ATGTTGATTGAATCATTTTTAAGATATATTCGGTATGAGAAGAATTATTCTTCTCATACCGTTCTGTCTTATAAAAATGATTTATTTCAGTTTAGAGACTATGTAGTGCGTGAGACCGGTGAATTTCGCCCAGAACAAACCGACAGAGATCAGGTAAGAAACTGGATCGTTTCGCTGGTTAAAGAAGGGGATTTGCCACGGTCGGTCGGGCGTAAGATTTCTGCACTGCGTTCGTTCTTTAAGTTTTTGGTATTGCAGAAGGTTATTCCTGATACTCCGATTCGGAATATACAGTTGCCTAAGATTCGAAAAAGGCTTCCTTCGTTTGTAAAACAGGAAGAAATGGATTTACTTCTTGATGAAGTCGATTTCGGAACCGGTTTTAATGCCGTTCGTGATAGGCTTATGATCGGGTTGTTGTATTCGACCGGAATGCGTCGTTCCGAAATGATCGGTTTGCAGGATACGGATGTCGATTTGGATTCCTGTTCGCTGAAAGTAACCGGTAAAAGGGATAAACAGCGAATCATTCCTTTCGGTAAAGAATTAAGGGATATGATAAGAGTGTATGTCGATATTCGGAATGAGAAAGCTGGTGGTGCTACTGGTAGTTTCTTAGTTCGGGAAAATGGAGAACCGCTTTATCCGCAGCTTGTCTATAGGGTAATTACCCGATATTTGAGTTCGGTTTGTTCACTTACCAAAAGAAGTCCCCATGTATTGCGCCATACATTCGCTTCTGCGATGCTGAATAACGGGGCTGAATTGAACAGCGTGAAGGAGTTGCTCGGGCACAGTTCTCTCGCATCTACCGAAGTGTATACGCACATTACGTTCGAGGAATTGAAAAAAAGTTACAAACAGGCTCATCCCCGGGCCGATAAAAAAGGAGGTAATTATGGAAATTAG
- the hpf gene encoding ribosome hibernation-promoting factor, HPF/YfiA family, with amino-acid sequence MEIRIQSIHFDASTQLENFIQKKVSKLNQYCDDIIAAEVNLKVVKPEAVQNKEAGIKLLVPKSDDIFSSKIADTFEEAVDMAVDALAKQLLKTKEKTRTK; translated from the coding sequence ATGGAAATTAGAATTCAATCGATTCATTTCGATGCTTCTACTCAGTTGGAAAATTTTATTCAGAAAAAAGTTTCCAAGCTTAATCAGTATTGTGATGATATTATTGCTGCAGAGGTTAACCTGAAAGTGGTAAAACCCGAAGCTGTACAAAATAAAGAAGCAGGTATTAAGCTGCTCGTCCCGAAATCGGATGATATTTTCTCGAGTAAGATAGCCGATACTTTCGAGGAGGCTGTAGATATGGCTGTAGATGCTTTGGCAAAGCAGTTGTTGAAAACAAAAGAAAAAACACGGACAAAATAA